In Alkalihalobacillus sp. TS-13, the following are encoded in one genomic region:
- the yajC gene encoding preprotein translocase subunit YajC, whose translation MEGLGGLIPIILMFVIFYFILIRPQQKRQKKTAQMQSGLEKGNRVITIGGFHATIEAIDEENNSVVLRAGDGSKLTYDRSAIREVVDNNQ comes from the coding sequence ATGGAAGGTTTAGGTGGATTAATACCAATTATCCTTATGTTCGTGATTTTCTACTTCATCTTGATCAGACCTCAACAAAAGCGTCAGAAGAAGACGGCGCAAATGCAGTCTGGTCTTGAAAAAGGAAATCGCGTAATTACGATTGGCGGTTTTCACGCAACGATCGAAGCGATTGATGAGGAAAACAACTCAGTCGTCCTTCGTGCAGGAGATGGATCGAAACTTACATACGATCGCTCTGCAATTCGTGAAGTGGTCGATAACAATCAATAA
- the tgt gene encoding tRNA guanosine(34) transglycosylase Tgt encodes MSAIRYEHIKTCKQSGARLGKVHTPHGTFETPVFMPVGTLATVKTMSPEELEQMGAGIILSNTYHLWLRPGHDIVKEAGGLHTFMNWDGAILTDSGGFQVFSLSDLRKITEEGVHFRNHLNGEKLFLTPEGAMEIQNALGSDIMMAFDECPPYPAEYSYMKPSVERTSRWAERCLEAHQRTEDQGLFGIVQGGEYEELRKQSAKDLVSLDFPGYAVGGLSVGEPKDVMNRVLEFTTPWLPDDKPRYLMGVGSPDSLIDGAIRGIDMFDCVLPTRIARNGTCMTSEGRLVIRNAKFSRDFRPLDENCDCYTCRNYSRSYIRHLVKSSETFGFRLTTYHNLYFLLELMERVRQAIREDRLLDFREEFFEQYGFNKPNAKNF; translated from the coding sequence ATGAGTGCAATACGATACGAACATATCAAAACCTGTAAGCAGTCGGGCGCCCGCCTAGGAAAAGTCCATACGCCGCATGGTACATTTGAAACACCAGTCTTCATGCCAGTAGGGACTTTGGCAACGGTCAAAACGATGAGTCCTGAGGAACTTGAACAGATGGGTGCAGGTATCATCCTCAGCAATACGTATCATCTATGGCTTCGACCGGGTCATGATATCGTAAAAGAAGCGGGAGGGCTCCATACGTTCATGAATTGGGATGGTGCAATTCTAACGGACTCAGGCGGATTCCAGGTCTTCAGCTTAAGTGATCTACGGAAAATTACTGAAGAAGGTGTCCACTTTAGAAATCATCTCAATGGCGAAAAATTGTTCCTAACGCCAGAAGGTGCTATGGAGATTCAAAATGCTTTAGGGTCTGATATCATGATGGCGTTTGATGAATGCCCGCCATATCCAGCAGAGTATTCTTATATGAAGCCATCTGTAGAACGGACAAGCCGGTGGGCGGAACGATGCTTGGAAGCTCACCAAAGGACTGAAGATCAGGGTCTTTTTGGAATCGTCCAGGGTGGAGAGTATGAAGAACTTCGAAAACAAAGTGCTAAGGATCTTGTATCACTCGACTTTCCTGGGTATGCGGTTGGTGGTTTGTCAGTCGGTGAACCGAAAGACGTCATGAACCGTGTTCTGGAATTCACCACACCGTGGCTCCCTGACGATAAACCGAGATACCTTATGGGTGTTGGGTCACCTGACTCACTTATCGATGGAGCGATCCGGGGCATCGACATGTTTGATTGTGTTCTTCCTACGAGGATTGCCCGTAATGGGACCTGTATGACGAGCGAAGGAAGATTAGTCATCCGGAATGCGAAGTTCAGCAGGGATTTCCGGCCTCTTGACGAAAATTGCGATTGCTACACGTGCCGTAATTACTCGAGGTCATATATCCGACATCTCGTAAAAAGCAGTGAAACATTCGGCTTCCGGTTAACGACTTATCATAATCTTTATTTTCTGTTAGAATTGATGGAGCGGGTCAGACAGGCGATACGAGAGGATCGATTGCTTGATTTCCGGGAAGAGTTTTTTGAACAGTACGGTTTCAATAAACCGAATGCAAAAAACTTTTAA
- the queA gene encoding tRNA preQ1(34) S-adenosylmethionine ribosyltransferase-isomerase QueA, producing MKVNEFDFNLPEHLIAQTPLKDRTKSRMLVVDPESGGIEHNAFSDIPKYLKPGDCLVLNDTRVLPARLYGIKSETGAKIEVLLLKEEADNTWKTLVKPAKRVRKGTTLSFGEGRLKATCIEEGDQGERLLSFAYEGGTFLEILDQLGEMPLPPYIREQLNDKERYQTVFSKHIGSVAAPTAGLHFTEELIEKLQNKGVHVAYITLHVGLGTFRPVSVENVEEHEMHGEYYQISKGTANLLNQVRRDGGRIIAVGTTSARTLETVAQNSPKEFDEQSGWTEIFIYPGYVFNGIDGLITNFHLPQSTLIMLVSAFAGRDLIMKSYEEAVNAEYRFFSFGDSMLILEGSISHP from the coding sequence ATGAAAGTAAATGAATTTGATTTTAATTTGCCAGAACATTTGATTGCGCAAACACCGCTGAAGGATCGTACAAAATCGCGAATGCTGGTGGTCGATCCAGAATCAGGCGGTATTGAACATAATGCATTCAGCGATATCCCAAAATACTTAAAACCGGGAGATTGCTTGGTATTGAATGATACTCGTGTGTTACCTGCACGTTTATACGGTATAAAATCTGAGACCGGAGCGAAAATTGAGGTCTTACTTTTGAAAGAAGAAGCGGACAATACGTGGAAGACCCTTGTCAAACCAGCAAAACGTGTAAGAAAAGGGACTACTCTTTCTTTTGGCGAAGGCAGGCTGAAAGCGACCTGTATAGAAGAAGGAGATCAGGGAGAACGATTATTGAGCTTTGCCTATGAGGGAGGAACGTTCCTCGAAATCCTCGATCAACTCGGAGAGATGCCTCTCCCTCCATATATACGGGAGCAATTGAATGATAAGGAACGGTATCAGACTGTCTTTTCAAAGCATATCGGTTCAGTTGCAGCTCCGACAGCTGGTCTTCATTTTACAGAAGAATTGATTGAAAAGCTTCAAAACAAGGGAGTCCATGTCGCATATATTACCTTACATGTAGGGCTGGGAACATTCAGGCCGGTATCGGTGGAGAATGTTGAAGAACATGAGATGCATGGGGAATATTATCAAATTTCTAAGGGTACAGCGAACTTGTTGAATCAAGTCCGAAGAGATGGAGGGCGGATCATTGCGGTCGGTACGACATCTGCACGTACGCTTGAAACAGTTGCACAAAACAGCCCGAAAGAATTTGATGAACAATCAGGTTGGACGGAGATTTTCATTTATCCAGGCTATGTATTCAATGGGATCGATGGACTGATTACTAACTTCCACCTTCCACAATCTACATTGATTATGTTAGTAAGTGCATTCGCAGGAAGAGATTTGATAATGAAGTCTTATGAAGAGGCTGTGAATGCAGAGTATCGATTTTTCAGCTTCGGAGATTCGATGCTCATATTAGAAGGGAGTATCAGTCATCCATGA
- a CDS encoding DUF2905 domain-containing protein, translated as MSKIFIVIGIVFILFGIIGSFIGKLPGDIVFKKGNTTFYFPIVTSIVVSIVLSLIFYLIGRFR; from the coding sequence ATGAGTAAAATTTTCATTGTTATCGGGATCGTATTTATTCTATTTGGAATCATTGGCAGTTTCATCGGAAAATTACCAGGCGATATCGTTTTCAAAAAAGGAAATACGACCTTTTATTTTCCGATTGTCACATCTATTGTCGTGAGTATCGTCCTTTCGTTGATTTTTTATTTGATCGGACGCTTCAGATAG
- the ruvB gene encoding Holliday junction branch migration DNA helicase RuvB has product MEERIISNELNQEDETLEFSLRPQYLQQYIGQRKVKENLQVFIEAAKMRSEPLDHVLLYGPPGLGKTTLSCIIANEMGVNIRTTSGPAIERPGDLAAILTALEPGDVLFIDEIHRLHRSVEEVLYPAMEDFCLDIVIGKGETARSVRLDLPPFTLVGATTRAGLLSAPLRDRFGVHSRLDYYELDDLTEIVIRTGDFFEIKVQPDAAEELGRRARGTPRIVNRLLKRVRDFAQVQGDGIITKDIAVQALERLQVDRLGLDNIDYKLLRGIIENYKGGPVGLNTIAATIGEEPQTIEDVYEPYLLQIGFIQRTPRGRMTTGLAYKHFDLEEPKRP; this is encoded by the coding sequence ATGGAAGAACGGATAATTTCTAATGAACTCAATCAGGAAGATGAAACGCTTGAATTTAGTCTGCGGCCACAATACCTCCAACAATATATCGGACAACGGAAGGTAAAAGAAAATCTTCAAGTCTTCATTGAAGCTGCAAAAATGCGAAGTGAACCACTTGATCACGTACTCTTATATGGTCCTCCTGGTTTAGGAAAGACGACTCTTTCCTGTATCATCGCTAATGAAATGGGTGTAAACATTCGGACTACAAGTGGCCCAGCAATCGAGCGGCCTGGTGATCTAGCAGCGATTTTAACTGCACTTGAACCTGGGGATGTCCTCTTCATCGATGAAATCCATCGGCTGCATCGATCAGTTGAAGAGGTCTTGTATCCGGCGATGGAAGACTTTTGCCTTGATATCGTTATTGGAAAAGGGGAAACAGCCAGATCTGTACGTTTGGATCTACCACCTTTTACGTTAGTAGGAGCGACAACTCGAGCAGGTTTGTTATCTGCTCCGCTGCGTGACCGTTTTGGTGTGCATAGCAGGCTTGATTACTATGAATTAGATGATTTGACGGAAATCGTCATCCGTACAGGAGATTTTTTTGAGATAAAAGTCCAGCCGGATGCTGCTGAAGAATTAGGGCGGAGAGCTCGCGGCACTCCTCGTATCGTAAACAGACTACTGAAAAGGGTTCGTGATTTCGCACAGGTACAAGGAGATGGGATCATAACAAAGGATATTGCGGTCCAAGCACTTGAAAGGCTTCAAGTGGACCGTTTAGGATTGGACAATATTGACTATAAATTGTTAAGAGGGATTATTGAAAATTACAAAGGCGGTCCTGTAGGTTTGAATACCATCGCAGCAACAATTGGTGAAGAACCTCAAACGATCGAAGACGTCTACGAACCTTATTTGCTCCAGATTGGATTCATCCAACGGACACCAAGGGGGCGTATGACAACTGGACTTGCCTACAAGCATTTTGACTTGGAGGAACCGAAAAGGCCATGA
- the ruvA gene encoding Holliday junction branch migration protein RuvA: protein MIDYITGIVKYIHTDHVVLECGNIGYKINCPNPFIYQKQIGNTTTIFTYQHVREDILALYGFENLDERDLFMKLIQVSGIGPKGALAILASGKPDQVVTAIENEDEKFLTRFPGVGKKTARQMILDLKGKLTNWTEVKIEEKPKVEKPEDGLQDAFEALEALGYGQKEIKKVAPQLEGESGLSTDQYIKKALQLLLN from the coding sequence TTGATTGATTATATTACAGGAATAGTGAAATACATACATACAGATCATGTCGTACTCGAATGCGGCAATATCGGATATAAAATTAACTGTCCGAATCCTTTCATATATCAAAAACAAATTGGAAACACGACGACTATTTTTACGTATCAGCATGTACGTGAAGATATTTTGGCGTTGTATGGGTTTGAAAACCTGGATGAACGTGATTTGTTCATGAAATTGATCCAAGTTTCTGGAATTGGCCCAAAAGGAGCACTGGCTATTCTAGCATCTGGGAAGCCGGATCAGGTCGTTACTGCCATTGAAAATGAAGATGAGAAGTTTCTTACACGTTTTCCAGGGGTCGGTAAAAAGACTGCCAGACAGATGATTTTGGATCTCAAAGGGAAATTGACGAACTGGACTGAAGTGAAAATCGAAGAGAAACCCAAAGTTGAAAAGCCAGAAGATGGTCTTCAAGATGCATTTGAAGCACTTGAAGCTCTTGGCTATGGTCAGAAAGAAATCAAGAAAGTTGCACCTCAGCTAGAAGGTGAAAGTGGATTGTCAACGGATCAATACATAAAGAAAGCTTTACAATTATTATTGAATTGA
- a CDS encoding BofC C-terminal domain-containing protein — protein sequence MKTFPVKAAWIFPIVVSVLGAVYVLLFHSFEDEVKANLPSQSQTHEQEAQTVSGPLTVEVLLQRTYLDGESSQEVIYETIWSMEDFWAAYADWQMIDQDLKRVIFEKEIDDISPLSKVNGFFGLTEDSILTIFNGRPHEDQIIQSFYQIDVNKLESNLLEKLKEGIRIETKSDYQEVLNQYEPYAIKK from the coding sequence GTGAAAACCTTCCCTGTGAAAGCAGCTTGGATTTTTCCTATAGTTGTATCCGTATTAGGGGCAGTTTATGTGCTGTTGTTTCATTCATTTGAGGACGAGGTGAAAGCAAACCTTCCTTCCCAAAGTCAAACGCACGAGCAGGAAGCACAGACTGTTTCTGGTCCACTCACTGTCGAAGTTCTTCTACAGCGAACTTATTTAGACGGGGAAAGCAGTCAAGAAGTCATTTATGAAACAATCTGGTCGATGGAAGATTTTTGGGCAGCTTACGCTGATTGGCAAATGATCGACCAAGATTTGAAACGAGTCATATTCGAGAAAGAAATCGATGATATCTCACCACTCTCAAAAGTGAATGGTTTTTTCGGTCTGACGGAGGATAGCATCCTTACGATTTTCAATGGTAGACCTCATGAAGACCAAATCATACAGTCCTTCTATCAAATCGATGTGAATAAACTCGAAAGTAATCTTCTTGAAAAGTTGAAAGAAGGAATACGGATTGAAACCAAATCAGATTACCAAGAAGTACTCAATCAATATGAACCATATGCTATCAAAAAATGA
- a CDS encoding YebC/PmpR family DNA-binding transcriptional regulator: protein MAGHSKWKNIQRRKNAQDAKRGKVFMKLAKEIFVAAKEGGGDPETNPSLRLAVDKAKSANMPNENIDRAIKKATGNLEGVNYEEIVYEGYGADGTAVMVEVLTDNKNRTAAEIRHAFSKNGGNLGESGCVAFMFERKGVIIIDQDDVSLSEDEFILEIIESGAEEYEMNEESYEIYTDAEQFSSVKNDLFSKGYTPSTAEITMIPQTLTKLEGEDEQRMFNLIEALEELDDVQEVYHNLEIVDEQ, encoded by the coding sequence ATGGCAGGACATTCTAAATGGAAAAATATACAACGCAGGAAAAATGCGCAGGATGCAAAGCGCGGAAAAGTGTTTATGAAGCTTGCTAAAGAAATTTTTGTAGCTGCAAAAGAAGGTGGCGGTGACCCCGAGACAAATCCATCACTCCGTTTAGCTGTTGATAAAGCAAAATCAGCAAACATGCCGAATGAAAATATCGATCGTGCTATTAAAAAGGCGACTGGAAATTTAGAAGGCGTCAACTATGAAGAAATCGTCTATGAAGGATATGGAGCAGATGGTACAGCTGTGATGGTTGAAGTACTTACGGATAATAAAAATCGCACTGCTGCTGAAATAAGACATGCGTTTTCGAAAAATGGCGGGAACTTAGGAGAATCTGGATGTGTGGCTTTCATGTTTGAACGTAAAGGTGTGATTATCATTGATCAAGACGATGTTTCACTTTCTGAAGATGAATTCATTTTAGAAATCATCGAATCAGGTGCAGAAGAATATGAAATGAATGAAGAATCGTATGAGATCTACACCGATGCCGAACAATTTTCTAGTGTTAAGAATGATTTATTTTCAAAAGGATATACACCTTCAACTGCAGAAATCACGATGATTCCTCAGACGCTGACAAAGCTTGAAGGGGAGGATGAACAAAGAATGTTCAACCTGATCGAGGCATTGGAAGAGCTTGATGATGTTCAGGAAGTGTATCATAACCTTGAAATTGTCGATGAACAATAG
- a CDS encoding YhcN/YlaJ family sporulation lipoprotein yields MKKLIVLTSALMLTSALTACNADGNGAMETRYNNDTRPIGYYTNDDANEGPLTQIADRDRRDLDRAEVNYADDYNGEELAARISKRVKEMKNVDDVRVVVNGDTVLIGVDTNDQNDQDVRKQVKEVVQQITDKNVRVTTDEEMFTRIRNVDDDLRNGNGFAEVRSDVNSIMNDIGDAMQRPFQNNR; encoded by the coding sequence ATGAAAAAATTAATTGTATTGACTTCAGCTTTAATGCTGACAAGTGCATTGACGGCATGTAATGCAGATGGTAACGGAGCGATGGAAACACGTTATAATAATGACACTCGTCCTATTGGATATTATACGAATGATGATGCCAATGAGGGACCTTTAACTCAGATTGCAGATCGTGATCGCAGAGACCTCGACAGGGCAGAAGTCAATTATGCAGATGATTATAATGGTGAAGAGCTTGCTGCTCGAATTTCCAAGAGAGTCAAGGAAATGAAAAACGTTGATGATGTGCGTGTCGTGGTTAATGGTGACACAGTTTTGATTGGCGTCGATACGAATGATCAAAACGACCAGGATGTTAGAAAGCAAGTAAAAGAAGTTGTGCAACAAATAACTGATAAAAACGTTCGGGTAACAACGGACGAAGAAATGTTTACAAGAATCAGAAATGTCGATGACGATTTGAGAAATGGGAATGGTTTCGCAGAAGTTCGTTCAGATGTAAATTCAATTATGAACGACATAGGGGATGCAATGCAACGACCTTTCCAAAACAATCGTTAA
- the safA gene encoding SafA/ExsA family spore coat assembly protein, translated as MKIHIVKKGDTLWKIAKMYGVDLQDVIKANPQIKTPDTIYPGAKVKVPTSNPNGKQNNPGNMKNKIMPHMNMKMKEKPITKEKPMPKPKKEMPIQAPTKKEMPIKKEMPIKKELPIKEKPIKEKPIVKEKPVVKKPKAPITEEEFQITLGLQKEEKTTTYEMPKPKPVKPCPPVECIPYDDYCMPDPCAGPWGHYGSYQMMDSCCGPMMQPYGYPHQMGGYPMYGHMDQYGDIPNGYMSPEGMYGMEDMDYDDYQWVSQEHGGGQMPWMVQGQSGGQMPWMGQEQSGGQMPWMGQGQSGGQMPWMGQDQSGGQMPWIGQEQSGGQMMQQGQNNEALNPWASQDQGGMMGQLPMSQGQQGGGQMPWMQQDQGGMMGQLPMTQGQQGGGQMPWMQQDQGGMMGQMPMMQGQQGGGQMPWMQQDQGGMMGQMPMMQGQQGGGQMPWMQQDQGGMMGQLPMMQGQQGGGQMPGMQQDQGGMMGQLPMMQGQQGAGQMPWMQQGQGGMMGQTPGRDPYWDIDIQMQPRKQKKKDTKKE; from the coding sequence TTGAAAATACACATTGTCAAAAAAGGGGATACACTTTGGAAAATTGCTAAAATGTACGGTGTAGATTTACAAGATGTCATCAAAGCTAATCCCCAAATCAAGACACCTGATACTATTTATCCTGGTGCCAAAGTAAAAGTACCTACTAGCAATCCGAACGGAAAACAAAATAATCCGGGTAATATGAAGAACAAAATAATGCCACATATGAATATGAAAATGAAGGAGAAACCGATAACAAAGGAAAAACCAATGCCTAAACCGAAAAAAGAAATGCCAATCCAAGCACCTACGAAAAAAGAGATGCCAATCAAAAAAGAAATGCCGATTAAAAAAGAGTTGCCGATAAAAGAGAAGCCGATAAAGGAAAAACCGATCGTAAAAGAAAAACCAGTTGTTAAAAAACCTAAGGCACCGATCACAGAGGAAGAATTCCAAATTACATTAGGCTTACAAAAAGAAGAAAAGACGACCACATATGAAATGCCTAAGCCAAAACCTGTCAAGCCTTGTCCGCCAGTTGAATGTATACCATATGATGATTACTGTATGCCCGATCCTTGTGCAGGACCGTGGGGACATTACGGTTCTTATCAAATGATGGATTCTTGCTGTGGACCAATGATGCAACCGTATGGCTATCCCCATCAAATGGGAGGATATCCTATGTATGGTCATATGGACCAATACGGAGATATACCAAATGGATACATGTCGCCAGAAGGAATGTACGGAATGGAAGATATGGATTATGATGACTATCAGTGGGTGAGTCAAGAACATGGCGGCGGACAGATGCCATGGATGGTTCAAGGCCAAAGTGGCGGGCAAATGCCGTGGATGGGCCAAGAACAAAGTGGTGGGCAAATGCCATGGATGGGTCAAGGGCAAAGTGGCGGACAGATGCCATGGATGGGCCAAGACCAAAGTGGCGGGCAAATGCCGTGGATAGGCCAAGAACAAAGTGGCGGTCAGATGATGCAGCAAGGTCAGAATAATGAAGCTCTAAATCCATGGGCAAGTCAAGATCAAGGCGGAATGATGGGTCAGCTCCCAATGTCGCAAGGTCAGCAAGGCGGCGGTCAAATGCCATGGATGCAACAAGATCAAGGCGGCATGATGGGTCAGCTCCCAATGACGCAAGGTCAGCAAGGCGGCGGTCAAATGCCATGGATGCAACAAGATCAGGGTGGCATGATGGGTCAGATGCCGATGATGCAAGGTCAGCAAGGCGGCGGTCAAATGCCATGGATGCAACAAGATCAGGGTGGCATGATGGGTCAGATGCCGATGATGCAAGGTCAGCAGGGCGGCGGTCAAATGCCATGGATGCAACAAGATCAGGGTGGCATGATGGGTCAGCTGCCGATGATGCAAGGTCAGCAAGGCGGCGGTCAAATGCCAGGAATGCAACAAGATCAGGGTGGCATGATGGGTCAGCTCCCAATGATGCAAGGTCAGCAAGGCGCAGGACAGATGCCATGGATGCAACAGGGCCAAGGCGGAATGATGGGCCAGACTCCAGGTAGGGACCCTTATTGGGACATTGACATTCAGATGCAGCCAAGGAAACAAAAGAAAAAAGACACCAAAAAAGAATAG
- a CDS encoding transcription repressor NadR codes for MKDKEDKVLGEERRDLLLQWLKQSETPLTGSYLAKQTNVSRQVIVQDISLLKARNEPIMATSNGYLYFQPVSSKQKYKRIIACQHSSDETVDELNTIVDYGVTVKDVTIEHPVYGDLTGVIMIQSRHDVAQFINKVRETNAAYLLELTDGVHLHKLEADSEDQLDQACRALEEKGYLLSRS; via the coding sequence ATGAAAGATAAAGAAGATAAGGTCTTAGGGGAAGAACGGAGGGACCTTCTGCTTCAATGGCTGAAGCAAAGTGAGACTCCACTGACGGGAAGTTATCTTGCAAAACAGACAAATGTGAGCCGGCAGGTGATTGTTCAAGATATTTCGTTGTTGAAAGCTCGGAATGAACCCATTATGGCTACGTCCAATGGATACTTATACTTCCAACCCGTTTCTTCAAAACAGAAATACAAGAGAATCATTGCATGCCAGCATTCTTCTGATGAAACAGTAGATGAACTCAATACAATTGTCGATTATGGCGTTACTGTAAAAGATGTTACGATTGAACACCCTGTCTATGGAGACTTGACTGGGGTGATCATGATTCAAAGTCGTCATGATGTTGCACAATTCATCAATAAAGTACGTGAAACCAACGCGGCTTACCTGCTTGAATTGACGGACGGTGTCCACCTGCACAAATTAGAAGCAGATTCAGAAGATCAGTTGGACCAAGCATGCAGAGCATTAGAAGAGAAAGGGTACTTGTTGTCACGATCATAG
- a CDS encoding ACT domain-containing protein yields MDRKGERFYLVQEDVLSEAMTKTLEAKALLETGKVSTINEAVNAVDLSRSAFYKYRDRIFPFETMVQKQIVSISIHLEDRSGSLSSLLRILAELGCNILTIHQTIPLQGKANVTLSIETASSKEDINGILKALEKLEHVRQVNIIGSGA; encoded by the coding sequence ATGGATCGTAAAGGTGAACGTTTTTATTTGGTACAAGAGGATGTCCTTTCCGAAGCGATGACGAAAACGCTTGAAGCGAAAGCGCTTTTAGAAACTGGAAAAGTGAGTACAATTAATGAGGCAGTTAACGCCGTAGATTTAAGCAGAAGTGCATTTTATAAATACCGGGATCGGATTTTCCCGTTTGAAACCATGGTTCAAAAGCAAATCGTGTCTATATCTATCCATTTGGAAGACCGTTCAGGATCATTGTCGTCCTTACTTAGGATTCTAGCCGAATTAGGATGTAATATCTTGACGATTCACCAAACGATTCCCCTTCAAGGAAAAGCAAATGTTACGCTGTCGATCGAGACAGCATCTTCTAAAGAAGACATTAATGGTATTCTAAAAGCTCTTGAAAAGTTGGAGCATGTCAGACAAGTGAACATAATCGGGTCCGGCGCATAG